One region of Mesobacillus boroniphilus genomic DNA includes:
- a CDS encoding GNAT family N-acetyltransferase has product MLIRYKKAFEKIAMGLLSFMPNEKDLKKLQQTMRNYETDDSWQLFLWKEGEDIIGLLGVNFTEDKMMQLLHISVNPSHRHQGVGRRMVNSLQEMFPEWTAVANAETASFFEKCSEEDNSVEGSGC; this is encoded by the coding sequence ATGTTAATTCGATATAAAAAGGCATTTGAAAAGATTGCAATGGGATTGTTATCTTTCATGCCAAATGAAAAGGACCTGAAAAAACTTCAGCAGACGATGAGGAATTATGAAACAGATGATTCCTGGCAGTTGTTTTTATGGAAGGAAGGTGAGGATATCATCGGGCTATTGGGTGTTAACTTCACTGAAGATAAAATGATGCAGCTTTTACACATCTCAGTGAATCCATCTCACCGCCACCAGGGGGTTGGAAGGCGTATGGTCAATTCACTGCAGGAGATGTTTCCTGAATGGACAGCAGTTGCAAATGCTGAGACAGCATCCTTTTTTGAAAAGTGCAGCGAGGAAGACAATAGTGTAGAAGGCAGTGGATGTTAA
- the spoIIAA gene encoding anti-sigma F factor antagonist: MSLNIDMEVKHDVLLIRVSGELDHHTAEQLREQATKALENGEVRHIVLNLEQLTFMDSSGLGVILGRYKQIKQLHGEMVVCAISPPIKRLFDMSGLFKIIRLEPTEEYALERLGVA, translated from the coding sequence GTGAGTCTTAACATTGATATGGAAGTGAAGCATGATGTCTTATTGATTCGAGTTAGTGGTGAATTGGATCACCATACAGCAGAACAGCTTCGCGAGCAGGCAACAAAAGCCCTTGAGAACGGAGAAGTCCGCCACATTGTCTTGAACCTCGAACAACTCACCTTTATGGATAGTTCGGGTCTTGGTGTAATTTTAGGAAGATATAAACAAATCAAGCAGCTTCACGGAGAAATGGTTGTGTGCGCAATCTCTCCGCCAATCAAGAGGTTATTTGATATGTCGGGATTATTCAAGATTATCCGTCTTGAACCGACAGAAGAATATGCATTAGAGAGATTGGGGGTTGCTTGA
- a CDS encoding YjcZ family sporulation protein — protein MSDGKGYGYGAGFALIVVLFILLIIVGAAWL, from the coding sequence ATGTCAGATGGAAAAGGTTATGGATACGGAGCAGGATTTGCTTTAATCGTCGTGCTTTTCATTTTGCTCATCATCGTTGGGGCAGCCTGGTTATAA
- a CDS encoding segregation/condensation protein A: MQYNVKIEAFEGPLDLLLHLINRLEIDIYDIPVAEITEQYLMYIHAMKELQLDLASEYLVMAATLLAIKSKMLLPKHEEELEDEFEFDHEGDPRNELVERLIEYKKFKEAASDLKSLEEERGLMYTKPPSDLTEYAHEVKSENANLDISLYDMLGAFQKLLRRKKLQRPISTKIARQEISIEKRMDEVLSFLKESGTRKKFYDLFPESDREHIVVTFLAILELIKRKEIDVEQERNFAEIYMTARKE; the protein is encoded by the coding sequence ATGCAATATAACGTAAAAATCGAGGCCTTTGAGGGTCCATTAGATTTACTTCTGCACTTGATCAATCGTTTGGAGATTGATATCTATGATATACCAGTTGCGGAAATAACTGAACAATATTTAATGTATATCCATGCGATGAAGGAATTGCAGCTCGACCTCGCAAGTGAATATCTTGTAATGGCAGCGACGCTGTTAGCAATCAAAAGCAAGATGCTCCTTCCTAAGCATGAGGAAGAACTGGAAGATGAATTTGAGTTTGATCATGAAGGGGATCCGCGAAATGAACTCGTGGAGAGATTGATTGAATATAAGAAGTTCAAAGAGGCAGCCAGTGACCTGAAATCACTGGAGGAGGAACGGGGACTCATGTATACCAAACCTCCAAGTGACCTAACGGAATATGCCCATGAAGTTAAAAGTGAAAATGCTAATCTGGATATTTCTTTGTATGACATGCTTGGTGCATTTCAAAAGCTTTTAAGAAGGAAAAAGTTACAAAGGCCAATATCGACCAAAATCGCCCGTCAGGAAATTTCCATTGAAAAAAGAATGGACGAGGTCCTAAGCTTCCTGAAAGAAAGCGGCACAAGGAAAAAGTTCTATGACTTGTTTCCTGAATCTGACCGTGAGCATATTGTCGTTACTTTTCTGGCAATCCTTGAGCTCATTAAACGGAAAGAAATCGACGTCGAACAGGAACGGAACTTTGCTGAAATATATATGACAGCCAGAAAGGAGTAA
- the lysA gene encoding diaminopimelate decarboxylase produces the protein MEFHGTAKVNRLGHLEIGGVDTIQLAEKYGTPLYVYDVALIRERARAFKRTFETAGITAQVAYASKAFSTVAMVQLAAEENLSLDVVSGGELYTALAAGFPTGRIHFHGNNKSREELKMALENNVGCIVVDNFYELDMLKDICKEKNTGVQVLLRVTPGIEAHTHDYILTGQEDSKFGFDLQNGQADSAMKICLDDKNIEVLGLHCHIGSQIFETTGFILAAQKIFEKLHQWKKDLSYESTVLNLGGGFGIRYTDEDDPIPAAQYVEEIIAEVKKQASHYSMKMPEIWIEPGRSLVGDAGTTLYRIGSRKDVPNVRQYVAVDGGMSDNIRPALYQAKYEAVLANRVEDKPEETVSIAGKCCESGDMLIWDLPLPKSGDQDLLAVFCTGAYGYSMANNYNRLPRPAVVFLEDSKDTLVVRRETFEDMVKLDLPLKEKVKN, from the coding sequence ATGGAATTTCATGGAACTGCAAAAGTTAACCGACTTGGACATTTGGAAATTGGCGGTGTTGATACAATCCAATTGGCTGAAAAATATGGAACCCCGCTGTATGTTTATGACGTTGCCTTGATCAGGGAACGGGCAAGAGCATTTAAAAGAACTTTCGAGACTGCCGGAATTACCGCGCAAGTAGCGTATGCGAGCAAAGCTTTTTCAACTGTAGCGATGGTGCAATTAGCTGCGGAGGAAAATCTTTCGCTTGATGTCGTTTCAGGCGGGGAGCTCTATACGGCGCTAGCTGCTGGCTTCCCTACAGGAAGAATCCATTTCCACGGCAACAATAAAAGCCGGGAAGAGCTGAAAATGGCTCTTGAGAACAATGTCGGCTGTATCGTAGTCGATAACTTTTATGAACTCGACATGCTGAAGGATATTTGCAAAGAGAAGAATACGGGAGTCCAAGTTTTATTACGAGTTACACCTGGTATTGAAGCACATACACATGATTATATTTTAACTGGCCAGGAAGATTCGAAATTCGGATTCGATTTACAGAACGGACAGGCTGATTCGGCAATGAAAATTTGCCTTGATGACAAGAATATCGAAGTTCTCGGACTGCACTGCCATATAGGTTCGCAAATTTTTGAAACAACAGGATTCATCCTCGCTGCTCAGAAAATTTTCGAAAAACTGCATCAATGGAAAAAGGACCTTTCATACGAATCCACAGTCCTGAACCTTGGCGGTGGTTTTGGGATTCGCTATACAGACGAAGATGATCCTATTCCAGCAGCTCAATATGTAGAGGAGATTATTGCTGAAGTGAAGAAGCAAGCTTCTCATTATTCGATGAAAATGCCGGAAATCTGGATCGAGCCAGGACGTTCCCTTGTTGGGGATGCAGGTACTACCCTTTACCGAATCGGTTCGAGAAAGGATGTTCCGAATGTCCGCCAGTACGTAGCTGTCGATGGAGGAATGAGTGACAATATTCGCCCGGCATTGTACCAGGCTAAATACGAAGCAGTTCTGGCAAACAGAGTGGAGGACAAACCTGAAGAGACAGTATCGATTGCCGGGAAGTGCTGTGAATCCGGAGATATGCTGATCTGGGACCTTCCGCTGCCAAAGTCTGGAGACCAGGATCTTCTAGCTGTTTTTTGCACAGGAGCCTACGGGTATTCAATGGCCAATAACTATAATCGACTTCCAAGGCCTGCGGTCGTTTTCCTGGAAGATTCAAAAGACACACTGGTGGTCCGCCGCGAAACATTCGAAGACATGGTAAAATTAGATCTTCCTTTAAAAGAAAAGGTGAAAAATTAA
- the sigF gene encoding RNA polymerase sporulation sigma factor SigF, whose translation MDVEVKKDNNQTYLKDHEVKELILRSQQGDQAARDLIVQKNMRLVWSVVQRFLNRGYEPDDLFQIGSIGLLKSVDKFDLSYDVKFSTYAVPMIIGEIQRFIRDDGTVKVSRSLKETGNKIRKAKDELSKTLGRVPTVNEIAEFLEISPEDVIMAQEASRSPASIHETVYENDGDPITLLDQIDNGEEGRWFDKIALKEAINELDERERLIVYLRYYKDQTQSEVASRLGISQVQVSRLEKKILQQMKGRMDL comes from the coding sequence ATGGATGTGGAGGTAAAAAAGGATAATAACCAAACGTATCTTAAGGACCATGAAGTCAAAGAACTGATTTTGAGAAGCCAGCAAGGAGACCAGGCTGCCAGGGATTTGATCGTCCAGAAAAACATGCGCCTCGTATGGTCTGTCGTCCAGCGCTTCCTTAACAGGGGATATGAACCTGACGACCTGTTCCAGATTGGCAGCATCGGCCTCTTGAAATCAGTTGATAAATTTGACCTCTCCTATGACGTGAAGTTTTCGACGTATGCCGTTCCAATGATCATTGGTGAAATCCAACGTTTCATCAGGGATGACGGTACCGTAAAAGTAAGCAGGTCGTTAAAAGAAACAGGCAATAAAATCAGGAAAGCGAAGGATGAGCTTTCCAAAACATTGGGCAGGGTACCAACTGTCAATGAAATCGCCGAGTTTCTGGAAATTTCGCCTGAAGATGTGATCATGGCACAAGAAGCCAGCCGCAGTCCTGCATCCATCCATGAAACGGTGTACGAAAACGACGGCGACCCAATTACCCTGCTAGACCAGATTGATAACGGGGAAGAAGGCCGATGGTTCGATAAAATCGCGTTAAAAGAGGCAATAAACGAACTGGATGAACGGGAAAGGCTAATTGTTTATTTAAGATATTATAAGGACCAGACTCAATCCGAGGTCGCAAGCCGCCTGGGAATCTCCCAGGTCCAGGTCTCACGCCTCGAAAAGAAAATACTGCAGCAAATGAAAGGCCGTATGGATCTTTGA
- a CDS encoding DUF309 domain-containing protein, with amino-acid sequence MTKFPSSYIQYLAHFHGDRDYFECHEILEEYWKATDPGNKKSIWVALILVAVSNYHHRRNNYPGAIRTLTKAVEIFSDTKEATARLGIDHELLTETLTNRKKNLLNKVPYTSFNLPLFDTELKRLCYDECRHNGFTWGTSSNLENPDLVHRHSTRDRSDVISDRRMALEEKKNRKK; translated from the coding sequence ATGACAAAATTTCCATCATCCTATATACAATATCTCGCTCATTTCCACGGGGACAGGGATTATTTTGAATGCCATGAAATTTTGGAGGAATATTGGAAAGCAACAGATCCTGGCAATAAAAAATCGATCTGGGTAGCATTGATCCTTGTGGCAGTTTCAAATTACCACCATCGCCGTAATAATTACCCTGGAGCAATAAGGACTTTAACTAAAGCAGTGGAGATCTTTTCAGATACTAAGGAAGCAACAGCCCGGTTAGGAATCGATCATGAACTTTTGACTGAAACACTGACTAATAGAAAGAAAAACTTGCTTAACAAGGTTCCCTACACAAGCTTTAATCTGCCTCTATTCGATACCGAGCTTAAAAGGCTTTGCTATGATGAGTGCAGACATAATGGTTTTACATGGGGAACAAGCAGCAATCTGGAAAATCCTGATTTGGTCCATCGGCACTCAACACGCGATCGAAGCGATGTCATTTCAGACCGGCGGATGGCTCTCGAGGAAAAGAAAAACAGGAAAAAATAA
- the scpB gene encoding SMC-Scp complex subunit ScpB encodes MGIVKWKGILESLLFAAGDEGLSLKQITAVLEVDEIQANEIVTELKQDYESDENRGITIVHLAGVYQLATKKEHADYLKKLVESPGTAHLSQAALETLAIVAYKQPITRAEIEEIRGVKTERPLYTLSSRALIKEVGRAEGTGRAILYGTTKEFLDYFGLKSISELPPLPDHIEDDELQDDADLFFEKFQETMETDQ; translated from the coding sequence GTGGGAATTGTGAAATGGAAAGGGATATTGGAGAGCCTTCTTTTTGCGGCTGGTGATGAAGGGTTGAGCCTGAAGCAGATCACAGCTGTGCTTGAAGTGGATGAAATCCAGGCAAATGAAATTGTTACTGAACTCAAGCAGGATTATGAAAGTGACGAAAACCGAGGTATAACAATCGTACACCTGGCTGGAGTATACCAGCTGGCTACGAAAAAAGAGCATGCTGATTATTTAAAAAAGCTTGTCGAATCACCAGGGACCGCGCATCTGTCGCAAGCAGCACTTGAGACTTTGGCGATTGTAGCTTATAAGCAGCCAATTACAAGGGCTGAAATCGAAGAAATCCGTGGAGTGAAAACAGAAAGGCCGCTTTATACGCTGTCTTCAAGGGCTCTGATTAAAGAAGTTGGAAGAGCAGAAGGAACAGGACGGGCCATTTTATATGGAACGACAAAAGAATTTCTTGATTATTTCGGTTTGAAAAGTATAAGCGAACTGCCTCCGCTTCCGGATCATATAGAGGATGACGAATTGCAGGATGATGCGGATTTATTCTTTGAGAAATTTCAGGAAACAATGGAAACAGATCAATAG
- a CDS encoding DUF3907 family protein has translation MGNTIVKTQIEEVREFLADTVVKLENYLNKTTLEELKQGQQADEEYYKTILSSLRKLAVYCEEGFDACKVILQAEVFSKPAAEKTLYRIYYQCIEEFFSPKSDAWYEDSRAAYTGKNAIKFRQPVSIGVIELMVSLESGFQRIREELEYYETDYRTKMLQSR, from the coding sequence TTGGGGAATACAATAGTTAAAACACAAATCGAGGAAGTAAGGGAATTCCTGGCAGACACAGTAGTCAAGCTGGAGAACTACCTGAATAAAACAACCCTTGAAGAACTAAAACAAGGGCAGCAAGCAGACGAAGAATACTATAAAACGATTCTCTCAAGTCTTCGGAAGCTGGCAGTTTACTGTGAAGAAGGATTTGATGCCTGCAAGGTGATCCTTCAGGCAGAGGTTTTTTCAAAACCGGCAGCTGAAAAAACATTATACCGGATCTACTATCAATGCATCGAAGAGTTCTTCTCACCTAAAAGTGATGCATGGTATGAAGACAGCAGGGCTGCTTATACAGGAAAAAATGCAATAAAGTTCAGACAACCAGTGTCCATTGGAGTAATCGAACTGATGGTGAGTCTTGAAAGCGGCTTTCAAAGAATCCGGGAAGAGCTGGAATATTACGAGACAGATTACCGTACAAAAATGCTCCAATCCAGATAA
- a CDS encoding spore germination protein codes for MPKKNDKLPIPQSLDEAEKYMKEHIGLEDSFDLGVRKLKILKKDVHFYYVNGLCDTSFIVHIVEELVDINDNEKLSTHLQAIVENRITHQSVQKIETMDELVDQVLSGLIVILVEGEKTGLVVDVRSYPGRQPQEPDTEKVVRGSRDGFVENIIVNTALTRRRIRDENLRFEMMKVGERSKTDVAIGYIKDIANPGLIDVIKKELNSIKIDGITMADKTIEEFLVKQGYNPYPLVRYTERADVAATHLLEGHVLIYVDTSPSVIITPTTFFHHLQHAEEYRQSPGVGTMVRWIRFLGVLAALLLLPLWYLFVQNPELLPEKISFIGPNEDSNIPIFLQIMLADGGIEFLRMAAIHTPTPLSTAMGLIAAVLIGQIAIDVGMFVPEVILYVAVAAIGTYATPSYELSIANKIGRVFLLISTAIFNVPGFVAGTTVWLLLLASIKSLNTPYLWPFIPFHPAAFMQILIRRAVPGSKIRPSIVHARNRYKQPSKS; via the coding sequence ATGCCAAAGAAGAATGACAAGCTGCCGATCCCGCAATCATTGGACGAAGCTGAAAAGTATATGAAAGAACATATTGGCCTGGAAGACAGTTTTGATTTAGGTGTCAGAAAGCTGAAAATCCTCAAAAAAGATGTTCATTTTTATTATGTGAATGGGTTATGCGATACGAGCTTCATCGTACATATCGTTGAAGAACTGGTGGATATCAATGATAACGAAAAGCTCTCCACCCATCTGCAAGCGATCGTTGAGAATAGGATTACCCACCAGTCCGTCCAGAAAATTGAAACGATGGATGAGCTTGTCGACCAGGTTCTTTCAGGCCTTATTGTCATATTGGTTGAAGGTGAAAAAACTGGCTTGGTGGTAGATGTCAGAAGCTACCCTGGAAGACAGCCCCAGGAGCCAGATACCGAAAAGGTTGTGCGCGGATCCCGTGATGGCTTTGTTGAAAATATCATTGTCAACACAGCTTTGACAAGAAGGCGAATCAGGGATGAAAATCTGCGTTTCGAAATGATGAAGGTAGGAGAAAGGTCGAAAACAGACGTTGCCATCGGATATATAAAAGATATCGCAAATCCTGGCTTAATCGATGTCATTAAAAAGGAACTCAATTCAATTAAAATAGACGGTATTACGATGGCAGATAAAACAATTGAGGAATTTCTTGTAAAACAAGGTTATAATCCTTACCCGCTCGTAAGGTACACGGAGCGTGCAGACGTGGCTGCAACCCATCTGCTTGAAGGGCATGTTCTAATTTATGTCGATACATCTCCGAGTGTCATCATTACGCCAACGACCTTTTTCCACCATCTTCAGCATGCAGAAGAGTACAGGCAATCGCCTGGTGTCGGTACAATGGTTCGATGGATACGATTCCTTGGGGTGCTAGCAGCACTATTACTTTTGCCGTTATGGTACTTATTTGTGCAAAATCCAGAACTGCTGCCTGAAAAAATTTCATTTATTGGGCCTAATGAGGATTCCAATATTCCGATTTTCTTGCAAATCATGCTTGCAGATGGAGGGATTGAATTCCTGAGAATGGCGGCCATCCATACACCGACCCCGCTTTCCACAGCTATGGGTTTAATCGCTGCAGTCCTGATAGGGCAAATCGCAATCGATGTAGGGATGTTCGTGCCGGAAGTCATCCTTTATGTGGCTGTGGCAGCAATCGGAACTTATGCGACACCAAGTTATGAACTTAGTATAGCGAACAAGATAGGCAGGGTGTTCCTGCTAATCTCGACTGCGATATTCAATGTCCCGGGATTTGTAGCAGGAACCACGGTTTGGCTGCTTTTGCTTGCTAGTATTAAATCATTGAATACTCCCTACCTATGGCCATTCATTCCTTTTCATCCTGCCGCGTTTATGCAGATTTTGATCAGGAGGGCTGTTCCCGGGTCGAAAATCCGGCCAAGTATTGTCCATGCAAGGAATCGCTACAAGCAGCCTTCAAAATCTTGA
- a CDS encoding stage V sporulation protein AA, with the protein MEKTIYIRMRNRVQVKPEESLLLKDIAQIIASEDIYEDLAALPVLKISPKDHIHIVDVMKVIHFITEIYPDYDVQAVGPPQTIIEVIYKKKGMSIPFFILVWFLLFFGAALTIMNFHEDVSMQAVHERLYYMMTGKKVEKPLLFQIPYSIGIGVGMILFFNHVFKKRLNEEPSPLEVEMFNYQQSLDQYVILHENKESVKHIDDD; encoded by the coding sequence ATGGAAAAAACGATTTATATCCGCATGCGAAATCGCGTCCAGGTCAAGCCTGAGGAGTCACTGTTGTTGAAGGATATAGCACAGATCATTGCCAGTGAGGATATATATGAAGATTTGGCTGCACTTCCAGTCCTGAAAATCTCGCCGAAGGATCATATCCACATTGTTGATGTCATGAAGGTCATTCATTTTATCACAGAGATATATCCGGATTATGACGTCCAGGCTGTTGGGCCGCCGCAAACGATTATCGAGGTGATTTACAAGAAAAAAGGAATGTCGATCCCATTCTTTATCCTCGTCTGGTTCCTATTATTTTTCGGAGCAGCGTTGACCATTATGAATTTCCATGAAGATGTCAGTATGCAAGCGGTCCATGAGCGGCTTTATTACATGATGACCGGAAAAAAAGTTGAGAAGCCTCTATTATTCCAAATTCCTTATTCAATAGGAATTGGGGTAGGCATGATCCTATTTTTTAACCATGTTTTTAAAAAGAGACTTAATGAAGAGCCCAGTCCTCTCGAAGTTGAAATGTTTAACTACCAGCAATCTCTTGACCAATATGTAATCTTACATGAAAACAAGGAAAGCGTGAAGCATATAGATGACGATTAG
- a CDS encoding D-alanyl-D-alanine carboxypeptidase family protein, with protein sequence MKRIWMKLLLIATLLIYSIPQTAQASVSVSARSAILIEQESGRVLFEKDAHRVSRIASITKIMTAILAIESGKLDEAVKVSKKAVRAEGSSIYLKPGEKIRLEDLVYGLMLRSGNDAAVAIAEHVGGSLEGFAYLMNEKAQQIGMENTHFANPHGLDDHEDHVSTAYDMALLTRYAMGNETYKKISGTKIHRAPNPTESWDRVWKNKNRLLTEKYKYSTGGKTGYTKRAKRTLVSTAKKDDFDLIAVTLNAPDDWNDHIQMFETAFSNYDITEILSKGKVKGIKDSHYKDKVYLDHSFVYPLTSEEEDMVKVEYRLKKAAPNDEDIRNSIAGKVNVYLDDMQIASLPVYYKIEEKEKNSFFDFFKNIFTSIAGVKDHG encoded by the coding sequence ATGAAAAGGATTTGGATGAAATTATTGTTAATTGCCACTCTGTTGATATACAGCATTCCTCAAACAGCGCAGGCTTCTGTTTCAGTAAGTGCCCGAAGCGCTATTTTGATAGAACAGGAATCTGGCAGGGTGTTATTTGAAAAAGATGCGCACAGAGTAAGCAGGATTGCCAGTATTACTAAGATTATGACGGCCATCCTTGCGATAGAATCTGGCAAATTGGATGAAGCCGTGAAAGTGAGCAAGAAGGCTGTCCGTGCTGAAGGATCTTCAATATACTTGAAGCCAGGAGAAAAGATCAGGCTTGAGGATCTGGTGTATGGTTTGATGCTTAGGTCGGGTAATGATGCTGCTGTCGCGATTGCGGAACATGTTGGTGGCAGTCTGGAAGGATTCGCTTACTTGATGAACGAAAAAGCGCAGCAAATCGGCATGGAAAATACTCATTTTGCCAATCCACACGGGTTGGATGACCATGAAGACCATGTTTCCACTGCTTATGACATGGCTCTTCTGACACGCTATGCAATGGGAAATGAGACTTATAAAAAGATTTCAGGAACAAAGATTCACAGGGCCCCTAATCCGACAGAATCATGGGACAGGGTATGGAAAAATAAAAACAGGCTCCTGACAGAGAAGTATAAGTATAGCACCGGTGGAAAGACCGGTTATACAAAACGGGCGAAGAGAACTTTAGTCTCAACAGCAAAAAAGGATGATTTTGACTTAATCGCAGTCACACTTAATGCGCCTGACGATTGGAATGACCATATCCAGATGTTTGAAACGGCATTCTCAAATTATGATATTACCGAGATTCTTTCCAAAGGAAAAGTGAAAGGAATAAAGGATTCGCATTATAAAGATAAAGTTTATTTAGACCATTCCTTTGTGTACCCGCTAACTTCAGAAGAAGAAGACATGGTCAAAGTTGAATATAGATTGAAAAAGGCGGCACCCAACGATGAGGATATTCGAAATTCTATCGCTGGCAAGGTAAATGTCTATTTAGATGATATGCAGATCGCGAGTTTGCCTGTCTATTACAAAATTGAGGAAAAAGAGAAAAACTCATTCTTCGATTTTTTTAAGAATATCTTTACCTCAATAGCAGGAGTCAAGGATCATGGTTAA
- a CDS encoding stage V sporulation protein AE has product MAEKRKVILITDGDDYARRAVERVAADVGGRCISLSHGNPSVLSGPHLVKLIKKAVNDPVLVMFDDSGYLGEGAGEKALKYVAEHEDIEVLGAIAVASKTHMAEWSRVDFCIDRDGELTAYGVDKHGVPELEIGRINGDTVYCLDTLDVPLIIGIGDIGKMARRDHYKLGSPITKKAVEIILERSGFYAKEE; this is encoded by the coding sequence ATGGCCGAGAAAAGGAAGGTAATCTTAATTACAGATGGTGATGATTATGCCCGGCGTGCGGTTGAGCGTGTAGCTGCAGATGTTGGCGGACGGTGCATCTCTCTTTCACATGGCAATCCTTCCGTCCTTTCTGGGCCGCACCTGGTGAAATTAATCAAGAAAGCAGTTAATGACCCTGTATTGGTCATGTTCGATGATAGTGGTTATCTTGGAGAAGGCGCAGGAGAAAAGGCGCTGAAATACGTAGCTGAGCATGAAGACATTGAGGTGCTCGGTGCTATTGCGGTCGCTTCAAAAACGCATATGGCTGAATGGAGCCGTGTAGATTTTTGTATAGATCGAGATGGTGAACTTACAGCCTATGGTGTTGACAAACATGGTGTTCCAGAGCTTGAAATAGGTAGGATTAATGGAGATACAGTGTACTGTTTGGATACACTTGACGTCCCCTTAATAATCGGGATAGGTGATATCGGTAAAATGGCAAGGCGTGACCACTATAAATTAGGTTCACCAATTACGAAGAAAGCAGTGGAAATCATCCTTGAAAGGAGCGGATTCTATGCCAAAGAAGAATGA
- a CDS encoding stage V sporulation protein AB has translation MTISILFIILVGLASGLAVGSGFVAFLSVLGVIPRLTQLTKTMKLISWYEWSVVLGALLGTVGSLRDPLLSFSPLVTIPLGLAGGIFVGMLAAALTEVLNVLPILAKRVRVDDKLETLLMAIVLGKVFGSLFHWIYFIGR, from the coding sequence ATGACGATTAGTATCTTATTTATCATTCTTGTTGGACTGGCGAGTGGCCTTGCGGTAGGGTCTGGATTTGTTGCATTCTTGTCCGTTCTAGGAGTGATTCCTAGACTCACACAGCTCACGAAAACGATGAAATTGATTTCCTGGTATGAATGGTCTGTTGTCCTTGGTGCTTTGTTGGGAACTGTCGGCAGCCTAAGGGATCCGCTGCTCAGTTTTTCACCACTTGTTACCATCCCGCTTGGACTGGCGGGCGGCATATTTGTAGGAATGCTGGCTGCGGCGTTGACAGAGGTCCTGAATGTACTGCCGATTCTCGCCAAAAGAGTCAGGGTGGATGACAAGCTTGAGACATTGCTGATGGCAATAGTGCTGGGAAAAGTTTTCGGCTCATTATTTCATTGGATTTACTTCATAGGACGATAA
- the spoIIAB gene encoding anti-sigma F factor, producing MKNEMNLHFSALSQNESFARVTVAAFIAQLDPTMDELTEIKTVVSEAVTNAIIHGYESNPDGKVFISVQLEDGTVEMLIKDEGIGIPDIDEAMQPLYTSKPELERSGMGFTIMENFMDEVQVRSEPGFGTEIRLKKHLSKSKALCN from the coding sequence ATGAAAAATGAGATGAATCTTCATTTTAGCGCTTTAAGCCAGAACGAATCTTTTGCCCGCGTGACGGTCGCTGCCTTCATTGCGCAGCTGGACCCTACGATGGACGAACTGACTGAAATCAAGACAGTAGTATCGGAAGCTGTAACGAACGCTATTATTCACGGATATGAAAGCAACCCAGATGGAAAAGTGTTTATTTCCGTGCAGCTCGAGGATGGAACGGTGGAAATGCTGATTAAGGACGAAGGAATTGGGATTCCGGATATCGATGAAGCCATGCAGCCACTTTATACATCTAAGCCTGAGCTTGAAAGGTCCGGTATGGGCTTTACGATTATGGAAAATTTCATGGACGAAGTACAAGTGAGATCAGAGCCCGGCTTTGGGACAGAGATTCGTTTGAAAAAGCACCTGTCAAAGAGCAAAGCACTGTGCAATTAA